From one Aeropyrum camini SY1 = JCM 12091 genomic stretch:
- a CDS encoding phosphopentomutase/phosphoglucosamine mutase, which translates to MGGSVRLFGTAGIRGRYLRKVTPLLAFQVGLALAGYVGSGGSIVVAHDVRTTSPLLASMAASGVMAGGVDAILVGQAPLPAASYSVVRSGSKAGIMVTASHNPPWDNGIKIVDGKGMELTRIEEEELESIIEAGVEGYLADWNSVGILRIEREMLSYYMEDIIARASVKGGGDLSVAVDCANGAASGVTPIILRSIGVSRVYTLNCHPDGHFPGRHPEPRPDVLKPFIKASSALGVHAFIAHDGDADRTALGVPGYGFVKQDLVIALLAWWKLREKRGSVVVSVDVGSEVEEVVEELGGSIIRSRLGKIHEKLLQEADAVLAAEPWKLIDPDWGLWVDGIYQAALIAHISLSTRKSPRELLDMLPYYPSARVSYVLGGENERDRLYEQVVEELSHSLTGSAVGILPIDGVRIDYEDGSWLLVRKSGTEPKLRVYAQAREEERLVNLLARVHRIVAETASRAGIRLSSKEEHISLPPGGSRGFRGRNALL; encoded by the coding sequence ATGGGGGGGAGCGTTAGGCTCTTCGGGACCGCGGGGATAAGGGGAAGGTATCTCAGGAAGGTAACCCCCCTCCTAGCCTTCCAGGTTGGACTAGCCCTTGCGGGATATGTGGGGAGCGGCGGTAGCATTGTCGTCGCGCATGATGTTAGAACCACGAGCCCTCTGCTAGCCAGTATGGCGGCTTCAGGGGTTATGGCTGGCGGTGTAGACGCTATACTGGTAGGCCAAGCGCCTCTCCCGGCCGCGTCGTACTCGGTTGTGAGGAGCGGGAGCAAGGCTGGCATTATGGTTACTGCAAGCCACAACCCGCCCTGGGATAATGGGATAAAGATTGTCGACGGGAAGGGTATGGAGCTCACCAGGATCGAGGAGGAGGAGCTTGAGTCTATCATAGAGGCGGGGGTTGAGGGCTACCTTGCAGACTGGAACTCCGTCGGTATACTTAGAATCGAGAGGGAGATGCTGAGCTACTACATGGAAGACATTATTGCTAGGGCCAGCGTAAAAGGCGGCGGCGACCTGTCAGTAGCAGTAGACTGCGCCAACGGCGCGGCCAGCGGAGTCACACCAATTATACTGAGGAGCATAGGCGTTAGCAGAGTGTATACCCTCAACTGCCACCCCGACGGACACTTCCCGGGCAGACACCCAGAGCCTAGGCCCGACGTGCTCAAGCCGTTCATAAAAGCCTCCTCGGCGCTTGGGGTGCACGCTTTTATAGCCCACGATGGAGACGCTGATAGGACTGCTCTGGGAGTCCCTGGATATGGTTTCGTCAAGCAGGACCTGGTGATAGCTCTGCTAGCATGGTGGAAGCTGCGGGAGAAGAGGGGCTCTGTGGTGGTCTCTGTTGACGTGGGGTCTGAGGTGGAGGAGGTGGTTGAGGAGCTCGGCGGGAGTATAATTAGGAGCAGGCTAGGTAAGATACATGAGAAGCTCCTCCAGGAGGCCGACGCGGTCCTAGCCGCCGAGCCCTGGAAGCTAATAGACCCTGATTGGGGCCTTTGGGTGGACGGCATATATCAGGCTGCCCTAATAGCACACATATCCCTATCAACCAGGAAGAGCCCTAGAGAACTTCTTGACATGCTGCCGTACTACCCCTCGGCCAGGGTCTCGTACGTTCTCGGGGGAGAGAATGAGAGGGATAGGCTCTACGAGCAAGTTGTTGAAGAGCTGTCCCACTCCCTAACAGGCAGCGCAGTGGGCATTCTACCTATAGACGGGGTTAGGATAGACTATGAGGATGGCTCGTGGCTCCTAGTTAGGAAAAGCGGCACAGAGCCAAAGCTCAGAGTCTACGCGCAGGCCAGGGAGGAGGAGAGGCTGGTGAACCTGCTTGCTAGGGTCCACAGGATTGTGGCGGAAACAGCGTCTAGGGCTGGCATCAGGTTATCTTCGAAGGAGGAGCACATTAGCCTTCCTCCCGGCGGCTCTCGCGGCTTCCGAGGCCGTAACGCTCTATTATAG
- a CDS encoding SCP2 sterol-binding domain-containing protein → MAAAEDLKKKFEELFQKAKESLPEVQSWNKVYQIVLEDGGEFYIEISGGELKIADGRHPSPIATLTLTSDTLKEILDGQTDAMKAFMMRKLKITGNVLDTMNLKRIIDAGLGRL, encoded by the coding sequence TTGGCGGCTGCTGAAGATCTTAAGAAAAAGTTCGAAGAGCTTTTCCAAAAGGCTAAGGAGAGCCTCCCCGAGGTACAGTCGTGGAACAAAGTCTACCAGATAGTACTCGAGGACGGCGGCGAATTCTACATTGAGATAAGCGGCGGCGAACTAAAGATCGCCGACGGCAGGCATCCAAGCCCAATAGCCACCCTAACGCTCACCAGCGACACATTGAAGGAGATTCTAGACGGCCAGACGGACGCGATGAAAGCCTTCATGATGAGAAAGCTGAAAATAACCGGGAACGTCCTAGACACAATGAATCTAAAACGGATAATCGACGCTGGCCTAGGCCGGCTCTAA
- a CDS encoding transcription initiation factor IIB, translated as MVSEIPYDEGSSGEESGEIKCKNIVTDPVRGLKICADTGEIIGEDIIGTESDVKAYTPEERQQKTHYGGPLKYSHHYMGVEASLEHPRDHGPKGIKQRKILPRRPPRLSARPLTSVDKNLQTALSLINEVASRMGMPEIVVEDASKIYREAMEKGLTRGRSIESIVAASLYAASRIHGLPHSLTDIIKAMKGNVDAETRRDVARSYRLLVRDLNIKIPVRKPENFVYTIISALGLPEHVAIEAIKIIDLSRKKGLTAGKDPGGLAGAAVYLAALKHGIRKTQKEIAHVVGVTEVTIRNRYKEIAQALGIEEELEEKSAEDRG; from the coding sequence ATGGTTTCGGAAATACCCTACGACGAGGGCTCCTCGGGGGAGGAAAGCGGGGAGATCAAGTGTAAAAACATAGTCACAGACCCGGTTAGGGGGCTGAAGATATGCGCCGACACTGGCGAGATAATTGGGGAGGATATTATAGGTACGGAGAGCGATGTTAAGGCGTACACACCCGAGGAGAGACAGCAGAAGACCCACTATGGAGGTCCTCTCAAGTACTCCCACCACTATATGGGTGTGGAGGCGAGCCTCGAGCACCCCAGGGACCACGGGCCCAAGGGTATTAAGCAGAGGAAGATATTGCCTAGAAGGCCCCCACGCCTCTCGGCTAGACCTCTAACGAGTGTCGACAAGAACCTGCAGACAGCACTATCCCTGATTAACGAGGTCGCCAGCAGGATGGGTATGCCGGAGATAGTGGTTGAGGATGCAAGCAAGATATATAGGGAGGCTATGGAGAAGGGGCTCACCAGGGGTAGGAGCATAGAGAGCATAGTCGCCGCCTCCCTCTATGCAGCTTCGCGTATACACGGCCTGCCGCATAGCCTGACCGATATTATAAAGGCTATGAAGGGGAATGTTGATGCTGAGACTCGTAGGGATGTCGCCAGGAGCTATAGGCTCCTGGTGAGAGACCTTAACATAAAAATACCTGTGCGGAAGCCCGAGAACTTCGTCTACACTATAATAAGCGCATTAGGCCTACCGGAGCACGTCGCCATAGAGGCTATCAAAATCATAGATCTCTCCCGGAAGAAAGGTCTAACAGCCGGTAAAGACCCGGGTGGACTTGCGGGAGCTGCTGTATATCTAGCCGCTCTCAAACACGGAATCAGGAAGACACAGAAGGAAATAGCACATGTAGTGGGCGTTACCGAGGTTACGATCCGGAACAGATACAAGGAGATAGCCCAGGCGCTGGGGATAGAGGAAGAGTTGGAGGAGAAGAGCGCCGAAGACAGAGGCTAG
- a CDS encoding DUF2208 family protein, with protein sequence MSMYLSRNRIILSQAFIILYSLLASILGRNWKTFAVIIVLFIILSVIMSRRSKGPLGVKADPAEIESARRLYEEKGARELQMKDEGLASDLQEQSKALMSMNLIMIVGLAYFILFWRFIDPLYEFMISNVTSHELLAHFLAFLAYFEGYFLVNTVTAYVVSKRSGPMITINMPTEYSVSEKGIVYKGLLSKTAIPFPLPEGVKVSVNEQRKFVEIRKVNTKTDFRLRLYARNPKRLYTIIERYGLGSRESRREEG encoded by the coding sequence ATGAGTATGTACCTCAGCAGGAACCGGATAATATTGAGCCAGGCCTTCATTATATTGTATTCTCTACTGGCCTCTATCCTTGGGCGCAACTGGAAGACTTTTGCCGTTATAATAGTACTCTTCATAATCCTCAGCGTCATCATGTCAAGGAGATCTAAAGGCCCCCTCGGTGTTAAGGCCGACCCCGCCGAGATAGAATCGGCGAGAAGGCTTTACGAGGAGAAGGGGGCCAGGGAGCTGCAGATGAAGGATGAGGGGCTCGCGAGCGATCTGCAGGAGCAGTCTAAAGCGCTCATGTCAATGAACCTGATTATGATCGTGGGTCTAGCCTATTTTATACTGTTCTGGAGGTTCATAGACCCGCTGTACGAGTTTATGATTTCTAACGTGACGTCGCACGAGCTTTTAGCGCATTTCTTAGCTTTCCTAGCATATTTTGAAGGCTACTTCCTAGTCAACACTGTAACCGCCTACGTAGTGTCAAAGAGGTCTGGACCGATGATAACAATAAACATGCCTACCGAGTATTCTGTTAGTGAAAAAGGAATAGTCTACAAGGGGCTGCTCTCTAAGACAGCGATTCCCTTCCCCCTGCCCGAGGGTGTTAAGGTCAGCGTTAACGAGCAGAGGAAGTTCGTGGAGATAAGGAAAGTCAACACTAAAACCGACTTCAGGCTGAGGCTCTACGCGCGTAACCCCAAGAGGCTCTACACTATAATAGAGCGTTACGGCCTCGGAAGCCGCGAGAGCCGCCGGGAGGAAGGCTAA
- the deoC gene encoding deoxyribose-phosphate aldolase translates to MPSAREILQQGLERIGGPEDLAARIDSTLLNPKATEADAEDLVKKAAEHGFRCAVLTPAHSIRVSKLAEKLGVKLCSVIGFPLGQTLLEAKLVEAQAVLEAGVKELDVVPNFSLGPDGVYREVSDIVRLAKGYGALVKVILEAPLWDDDKLSLLVDSSRRAGADVVKTSTGVYTKGGDPLTVYRLARLAKPIGLGVKASGGIKTGIDAILAVGAGADIIGTSSAERVLESFKSLA, encoded by the coding sequence TTGCCCTCAGCTAGAGAGATACTGCAGCAGGGCCTGGAGAGGATCGGGGGCCCAGAGGACCTCGCGGCTAGGATTGACTCTACACTCTTAAACCCCAAGGCTACAGAGGCTGATGCGGAGGACCTCGTCAAAAAGGCTGCGGAGCATGGGTTTAGATGTGCAGTGCTGACTCCGGCCCACTCTATTAGGGTGTCTAAGCTTGCCGAGAAGCTCGGGGTTAAGCTGTGCAGCGTTATAGGCTTCCCTCTAGGCCAGACACTCCTCGAGGCGAAGCTTGTGGAAGCCCAGGCGGTGCTAGAGGCCGGTGTTAAGGAGCTTGATGTTGTTCCCAACTTCTCGCTGGGCCCCGACGGGGTGTATAGAGAGGTGTCAGATATAGTGAGGCTTGCGAAGGGCTATGGGGCTTTGGTGAAAGTCATATTGGAGGCTCCCCTCTGGGACGACGATAAGCTCTCCCTTTTGGTAGACTCGTCTAGGAGGGCGGGGGCTGATGTTGTGAAGACTAGCACGGGGGTTTATACCAAGGGCGGGGATCCATTGACGGTTTACAGGCTCGCAAGGCTGGCGAAGCCTATTGGGCTGGGTGTTAAGGCTAGTGGAGGCATAAAGACGGGTATTGACGCCATACTGGCCGTGGGAGCCGGGGCTGACATTATAGGTACGAGTAGTGCTGAGAGGGTCTTAGAGAGCTTCAAATCTCTAGCCTAA
- a CDS encoding DUF711 family protein, with amino-acid sequence MADPGFKLRAITIHFEANADVGIIEDSVFKAKEVIDRVTAERGVEVWSLRAVLASGGNIAESVRRAAELEHLVEGEGVFINLGLHRASPSDFDAVNDILERGFFLSLALVEGSWEEARGYSRLIHSLSDKSPDLAVHIGLNPLGTGLLTPYFPLATSPGRARSVTAALLYPRFLLESFRTGGLSAVGDSIVYAARVSKEYTEAVAKAVGGSFAGVDLSVSPWMEESSLALVEEVAGVRLPEPGFAHGLRLVNETIADAASRLGKTVGFNEVQLPVAEDSKLKVRVAELETSARDLLRLSGVCLAGLDMAVTPASIDSVAGLFLDARAYSRTKGGVVGVRIIPIDGVEPGDEVFLKRFGEVPVIPL; translated from the coding sequence TTGGCAGACCCTGGGTTCAAGTTAAGGGCTATTACGATCCATTTTGAGGCCAACGCTGATGTAGGCATTATCGAGGATTCAGTCTTTAAGGCTAAGGAGGTTATTGATCGTGTAACCGCTGAGAGGGGTGTTGAGGTTTGGAGCCTCAGGGCGGTGCTAGCGTCAGGGGGTAATATTGCGGAGTCTGTGAGGAGGGCGGCCGAGCTGGAGCATCTAGTCGAAGGCGAGGGAGTATTTATAAATCTCGGCCTACATAGAGCTTCGCCCAGCGATTTTGATGCTGTAAATGACATCCTCGAGAGAGGGTTCTTCCTAAGCTTGGCACTCGTCGAGGGCTCCTGGGAAGAGGCTAGAGGCTACTCCCGCCTTATACACAGCCTGAGCGATAAGAGCCCTGATCTTGCAGTGCACATAGGTTTAAACCCGCTGGGAACAGGCCTTCTAACCCCTTACTTCCCGCTCGCAACCAGCCCGGGCAGGGCCAGGAGTGTGACTGCGGCTCTCCTATACCCGAGGTTCCTGTTGGAGAGCTTTAGAACAGGCGGGCTCTCGGCTGTAGGCGATTCCATCGTTTATGCGGCACGCGTCTCGAAAGAGTATACCGAGGCTGTGGCGAAGGCTGTAGGCGGGTCGTTCGCCGGTGTAGATTTAAGCGTCTCGCCCTGGATGGAGGAGTCTAGCCTTGCACTCGTAGAGGAAGTTGCTGGCGTTAGGCTTCCGGAGCCGGGATTCGCCCACGGTCTAAGGCTTGTTAACGAGACGATAGCCGATGCAGCTTCCAGGCTGGGGAAAACCGTTGGTTTCAACGAGGTTCAACTCCCTGTTGCGGAGGATTCTAAGCTGAAAGTCAGGGTTGCTGAGCTTGAGACCTCGGCTAGGGATCTCCTTAGGCTTTCAGGAGTGTGTCTAGCTGGCCTCGATATGGCAGTGACCCCGGCTTCTATAGACAGTGTTGCCGGGCTCTTTCTAGATGCAAGGGCTTACTCTAGGACGAAGGGCGGCGTAGTAGGTGTTAGAATAATCCCTATAGACGGGGTGGAGCCTGGCGACGAGGTTTTCCTGAAGAGGTTTGGGGAGGTCCCTGTTATCCCGCTCTGA
- a CDS encoding amidohydrolase family protein, which translates to MLSVRVDYALIGEELEAREAVCLSFDEHDGALSSIASSDSCPESSPKYTIALPPTVNAHIHSSDVQWPEVGSELGLEELVAPPRGLKHLLLQQAGEKACAEAAVEVYRALEELGVKAAADFREPAAGGCLPVREVLSSLGLLYTSIALMGRPGDPYGLEGCDGIGLNSPLDIDPKRVRPLRNSGMTIHAHVAETREMRLQGDLEAALDIGVDAIIHGTHLSREDLVLLRENDIILVLSPRSNMWHGIGLPPVAEAYRVGVKISFGTDNAAWNTLDPWDEARQAMLVARLQGVKDPGLPRYLLRGILGWGYEALRVEPPIITEGAGMCDVALMRLEGVEAGLVGRSFNKYYTLLKIARGDFSRPACMLWRGG; encoded by the coding sequence ATGCTGTCGGTGAGGGTAGACTACGCTCTCATAGGTGAGGAGCTGGAGGCCAGAGAGGCTGTCTGCCTGTCTTTCGACGAGCATGACGGTGCATTATCATCAATAGCCTCATCTGACTCGTGCCCAGAGTCGTCTCCCAAATACACTATAGCCCTACCTCCCACGGTTAACGCTCACATACACTCCAGCGACGTTCAGTGGCCCGAGGTGGGGAGCGAGCTTGGGCTTGAGGAACTCGTGGCGCCTCCAAGAGGGCTGAAGCACCTGCTGCTCCAGCAGGCGGGCGAGAAGGCGTGTGCAGAGGCTGCTGTCGAAGTTTACAGGGCTCTAGAGGAACTGGGTGTTAAGGCGGCGGCCGACTTCAGGGAGCCAGCTGCTGGAGGCTGCCTCCCGGTGAGGGAGGTCCTCTCGAGTCTGGGGCTTCTGTACACCTCGATAGCGCTCATGGGAAGGCCTGGGGATCCTTACGGGCTCGAGGGATGCGATGGCATCGGGTTGAACAGCCCTCTCGACATAGACCCCAAGAGGGTTCGCCCCCTACGCAACAGTGGCATGACGATACACGCTCACGTTGCAGAGACTAGGGAGATGAGGCTGCAGGGGGACCTTGAAGCGGCGCTGGATATAGGTGTAGATGCGATTATACACGGCACGCACCTATCCCGCGAGGACCTAGTGCTTCTTAGGGAGAACGATATTATACTGGTCCTCTCCCCACGTAGCAATATGTGGCACGGCATCGGCCTCCCCCCGGTAGCAGAAGCCTACAGGGTTGGAGTGAAGATTTCCTTCGGAACAGACAACGCGGCCTGGAATACGCTCGATCCTTGGGACGAGGCTAGGCAGGCTATGCTTGTTGCCAGGCTGCAGGGTGTGAAGGATCCGGGGCTGCCGCGCTACCTGCTCAGGGGGATTTTAGGTTGGGGCTATGAGGCGTTGCGTGTCGAGCCACCCATTATAACCGAGGGTGCTGGGATGTGTGATGTGGCGTTGATGAGGTTGGAGGGCGTTGAGGCGGGGTTAGTGGGGAGGAGCTTCAACAAATACTATACCCTGCTAAAAATAGCCAGGGGAGACTTCTCGAGGCCAGCATGCATGCTATGGAGGGGTGGTTAG
- the mvk gene encoding mevalonate kinase has protein sequence MREAASASAPGKVIIVGEHFVVRGSMAIVTAIGRRLRVTVESGGDGIVLESSMLGRHHAPLPGQGTAASVSTVLEPYMAVLRSLAARGYSVVPHRILVESKIPPRAGLGSSAASMVAYALAYSAMHGDPLSEEELYSVAMEGERIAHSRPSGVDVTIAVKGGVLAYKRGEEPVRLEQRLAGVTLLIADTGIERQTRDVVEHVLSVAESLGEASNHIYTAADVISREARGAIERGDAERLGLLMNAAQGLLSALGASSLEIETLVYRMRRAGALGSKLTGAGWGGCVIGLFREEEAESGLRSVTGDAAQAFTASMAEEGAKLETL, from the coding sequence ATGAGGGAGGCTGCTAGCGCTTCGGCCCCGGGGAAGGTTATAATAGTTGGCGAGCACTTCGTCGTCAGAGGCTCCATGGCTATAGTAACGGCCATAGGTAGGAGGCTGCGTGTCACCGTTGAGAGCGGAGGAGACGGTATAGTTCTGGAGAGCAGCATGTTGGGGCGCCACCATGCCCCCCTTCCCGGACAAGGAACCGCGGCTAGCGTGAGCACCGTTCTCGAGCCTTACATGGCGGTGTTGAGGAGCCTAGCTGCCAGGGGTTACAGCGTAGTGCCCCATCGGATATTGGTGGAGAGCAAAATTCCGCCGAGGGCTGGGCTAGGGAGCAGCGCAGCCAGCATGGTGGCCTACGCCCTCGCATACTCTGCCATGCACGGGGATCCCCTGTCTGAGGAGGAGCTCTATAGCGTGGCTATGGAGGGTGAGAGAATAGCTCATAGCAGGCCGAGCGGTGTTGACGTTACTATAGCCGTGAAGGGAGGGGTTTTAGCCTATAAGAGGGGCGAGGAGCCCGTTAGACTAGAGCAGAGGCTCGCAGGAGTTACGCTTCTCATTGCCGACACAGGGATCGAAAGACAGACCAGGGATGTCGTTGAGCATGTTCTCTCCGTTGCCGAATCACTCGGGGAAGCCTCCAACCATATATACACGGCGGCAGACGTAATATCGCGGGAGGCCCGTGGGGCTATCGAGAGGGGTGACGCGGAGAGGCTGGGCCTCCTTATGAACGCAGCCCAGGGACTCCTATCGGCCCTGGGAGCTTCATCCCTCGAAATAGAAACGCTAGTTTACCGGATGAGAAGGGCTGGCGCCCTGGGATCTAAGCTAACCGGCGCGGGATGGGGTGGCTGCGTTATAGGGCTATTTCGGGAGGAGGAGGCTGAGAGTGGGCTAAGGTCTGTGACCGGGGACGCCGCCCAAGCCTTTACCGCGTCGATGGCTGAGGAGGGTGCTAAGCTCGAAACCCTCTAG
- a CDS encoding S9 family peptidase, with product MDIDILVRRFLAIKTSHTPRIDPSTGCIYYISDAASNQPNLWRSCNGFSDLWLPWERRVGSLEISPDGLVAFSTDRDGDEKWSIYIAGEEQGVKLVSGEDDSINMLGPWSPDGRLLAFTSNRRNGVDFDFYVFDLARGETRMVAEGEGIVAASSWLDDRRLLAVKRNTNLDSDIVVVNVDNGEVRILTRHSGEELNIAPRPIGRGKAMIISNMDSEFAGIALLDIETGERRLVLKEEWDVEALEISGNTVLYSINVDGESRIYTAKIDWGGRLLNPHPIEGLPRGTLLNMDLNEGLSLAALSLSTPKQGVEIYLVKLGDEVSRLTRSPKAWLKEEVFVEPQHFSYKSFDGLEIRALFYPPPEPLSNPPPAVVYLHGGPESQERVRFNVFPQSLAAMGIATIAPNYRGSLGYGRRFVHLDDVEKRINAVHDVYHAVRAAVEAGLVDGSRLCVMGGSYGGYLTLMSLALYPDLWACGVEIVGIVNLVTFIRNTSPYRRKYRIAEYGDPEVHGEVMLKLSPISYVENIKAPLMVIHGAKDPRVPVSEAEQLVNALSSLGVRVEYLRLEDEGHGVVKLENRLKVYRNALKFIYEHLSKRI from the coding sequence TTGGATATAGACATACTTGTCAGGAGGTTTCTAGCTATCAAGACTTCCCACACCCCCCGGATAGACCCTTCAACAGGCTGTATATACTACATTTCGGATGCCGCGTCTAACCAGCCCAACTTGTGGAGAAGCTGTAACGGATTCAGCGACCTGTGGCTTCCCTGGGAGAGGCGGGTCGGATCCCTCGAGATCTCGCCCGATGGGCTTGTAGCTTTTTCCACGGACAGGGACGGGGATGAAAAGTGGTCTATCTACATAGCGGGAGAGGAGCAGGGCGTAAAGCTCGTGTCTGGCGAGGACGATAGCATTAACATGCTAGGCCCCTGGAGCCCAGACGGCAGGCTACTCGCTTTCACGAGCAACAGGAGGAACGGGGTCGACTTTGACTTTTACGTGTTTGATCTAGCGCGGGGAGAGACTAGAATGGTGGCTGAGGGGGAGGGCATCGTAGCCGCGTCTTCATGGCTTGACGATAGGAGGTTATTGGCTGTTAAGAGGAACACGAATCTTGATAGCGATATAGTTGTGGTTAACGTTGACAATGGCGAAGTAAGAATACTTACAAGACACAGCGGCGAGGAGCTAAACATAGCTCCCCGCCCAATAGGGAGAGGGAAAGCCATGATTATAAGCAACATGGACAGTGAGTTCGCAGGCATCGCGCTTCTAGACATCGAAACAGGCGAGAGGCGGCTCGTCTTAAAGGAAGAATGGGACGTGGAGGCGCTTGAAATCTCTGGGAACACGGTGCTATACTCGATAAACGTTGATGGAGAAAGCAGGATTTACACCGCGAAGATAGACTGGGGAGGGAGGCTTCTCAACCCCCACCCTATTGAAGGTCTGCCCAGAGGAACCCTCCTCAACATGGACCTCAACGAGGGTCTGAGCCTAGCGGCTCTCTCCCTCAGCACTCCTAAGCAGGGTGTAGAAATCTACCTTGTAAAGCTCGGTGATGAGGTTTCAAGGCTTACTAGGAGCCCGAAGGCATGGTTGAAAGAAGAGGTCTTTGTGGAGCCACAGCACTTCTCCTATAAGAGCTTTGACGGTCTGGAGATAAGGGCTTTGTTCTATCCGCCTCCCGAGCCGCTTTCCAACCCTCCGCCAGCCGTCGTCTACCTACACGGGGGGCCAGAGAGCCAGGAGAGAGTTAGGTTTAACGTTTTTCCGCAGTCGCTGGCGGCTATGGGTATAGCGACTATAGCACCCAACTATAGGGGTTCGCTGGGCTATGGGAGGAGGTTTGTCCACCTCGACGACGTGGAGAAGCGTATAAACGCTGTTCACGATGTTTACCACGCCGTCAGGGCGGCTGTCGAGGCGGGGCTGGTAGACGGCTCTAGGCTATGTGTTATGGGCGGCTCCTACGGCGGCTACCTGACGCTTATGTCTCTCGCTCTATACCCTGATCTATGGGCATGTGGTGTCGAGATTGTTGGGATAGTGAACTTAGTCACTTTTATCAGGAATACAAGCCCCTACAGGAGGAAATACCGTATAGCCGAGTATGGGGACCCTGAAGTCCATGGCGAGGTGATGCTGAAGCTTAGCCCCATAAGCTATGTAGAGAATATAAAGGCCCCCCTAATGGTGATTCACGGTGCTAAGGACCCGCGAGTCCCCGTGAGCGAAGCGGAGCAGCTTGTTAACGCGCTCTCATCGCTGGGCGTGAGAGTTGAGTATCTTAGGCTAGAGGACGAAGGGCATGGTGTAGTTAAGCTAGAAAACAGGCTGAAAGTCTATAGGAACGCCCTCAAGTTTATATACGAACACCTCTCAAAACGTATTTAG
- a CDS encoding dihydropteroate synthase-like protein → MITSRSARRLVEDILRESGFEAEVIDLPVHAIGMLSARTIAKILASKKDLLDRARSADVLVIPGHVRGDAREISRVVGRPVYKGTVSPVYIPDIIGILSSGGKLDPERPAEEVVNLGDYASKIVVKEAFRVGRVRIPLRPPPMLVVAEIPPTASEREIPRLAARMEGDGASIVAVGTGFDDEPKVVYNKVRLALSALKEAPVIAETPTMDHASSALDAGASGVIVPIGLTVELTREKRLPGDAFIMVSGERPEELASAVGGLRSSGYHKIVVDVSLSPPPLGLLESLERLRRASGLLSVPLVFSAANVAEEVQADSHGVHALLALLALEAGASLYYVVEDSYKSYRSTAEAAEAVSYASAAKALLSARIPFTRLFVVKQPRKPPKPVHPEGERVSVGYIPPAMDNAGYAHIQVDHERGVIMLTFYPRGGEPVTFEGRKPTSLLRALTSRFPVSCEHAGYIGYELAKAEIALLLGKTYIQDSPVIVPVWGEPDEGGC, encoded by the coding sequence TTGATAACGAGCAGGTCGGCGAGAAGGCTAGTGGAGGATATACTCAGGGAGTCGGGGTTCGAAGCCGAGGTTATAGACCTTCCGGTGCACGCTATAGGGATGTTGAGCGCCAGGACGATAGCAAAGATACTGGCTTCGAAGAAGGACTTGCTGGATAGGGCTAGGTCGGCTGATGTGCTGGTTATACCGGGCCATGTAAGGGGGGACGCTAGGGAGATATCGAGGGTTGTTGGTAGGCCCGTCTATAAGGGTACAGTTAGCCCGGTCTATATACCGGATATAATAGGCATTCTTAGCTCCGGCGGGAAGCTAGACCCCGAGAGACCTGCTGAGGAGGTTGTTAATCTTGGTGACTACGCGTCGAAGATAGTTGTTAAGGAGGCTTTTAGAGTGGGGAGGGTTAGGATACCTCTGAGGCCTCCTCCTATGCTGGTTGTCGCTGAGATACCCCCTACGGCTTCCGAGAGGGAGATTCCAAGGCTTGCAGCCCGGATGGAGGGGGATGGGGCTTCTATAGTGGCTGTGGGAACCGGGTTCGATGACGAGCCTAAGGTTGTATATAATAAGGTGCGGCTGGCCTTGTCAGCTCTTAAAGAGGCGCCAGTGATTGCAGAAACTCCAACCATGGACCATGCATCCTCAGCTCTAGACGCCGGAGCCTCTGGCGTTATAGTGCCCATTGGCCTGACGGTGGAGCTGACTAGGGAGAAACGTCTACCTGGGGACGCGTTTATTATGGTTTCGGGTGAGCGGCCTGAGGAGCTTGCCAGTGCTGTCGGGGGTTTGAGGTCCTCGGGGTATCATAAGATTGTCGTAGACGTCAGCCTCTCGCCCCCTCCACTAGGGCTTCTAGAGAGCCTCGAGAGGCTGAGGAGAGCCTCTGGGCTGCTGAGCGTGCCTCTCGTCTTTTCTGCGGCCAATGTTGCTGAAGAGGTGCAGGCAGACAGCCATGGCGTCCATGCCCTTCTCGCCCTGCTGGCGCTCGAGGCTGGAGCCTCCCTTTACTATGTCGTCGAGGACAGCTACAAGTCTTACCGCTCCACAGCTGAGGCCGCAGAGGCTGTGAGCTACGCTTCTGCAGCTAAGGCCCTACTCTCTGCGAGGATACCTTTCACTAGGCTCTTCGTGGTGAAGCAGCCTAGAAAGCCGCCCAAGCCAGTACACCCCGAGGGTGAGAGGGTTAGCGTCGGCTACATACCGCCCGCTATGGACAATGCTGGCTACGCGCATATACAGGTCGACCACGAGAGGGGGGTAATAATGCTCACCTTCTACCCTAGGGGGGGTGAGCCTGTTACCTTTGAGGGCAGAAAGCCTACAAGCCTTCTCAGAGCCCTAACATCTAGGTTCCCTGTCTCATGCGAGCACGCTGGATACATAGGATACGAGCTGGCTAAGGCTGAGATCGCGCTTCTCCTAGGCAAAACGTACATTCAGGATAGTCCTGTAATAGTCCCCGTCTGGGGTGAACCCGATGAGGGAGGCTGCTAG